The sequence below is a genomic window from Candidatus Dormiibacterota bacterium.
CGGGCCCGGGGTCGAGGGCCTCGACCAGCCGCTCGACCACCTCGCGGTCGACGAGCAGGTTCTGGCCGAGGCGGCGCTTCAGGCCGAGCCCGGCGCGGCGGGCGACGGCGAGCGCCGTCCCCGGGTTGCACAGATCGAGCTCGGCGGCGGCGCCGGCGGTGGGCCCGGCGGTCATCCGGCCGGCTGCCGGCCGCCGAGCACGTCGCCGCCGCCGGGGTCGGGGAGGCCGAAGAGCCGGCGGGAGGTCGCGGTCGCGCTCCGCGCCACCGCCGCCGCGGGCTCGCCGCGCAGGCCGGCGACGGCGGCGGCGGTGGCGGCCACGTAGGCGGGCTGGTTGGGCCTGCCGCGGTAGGGGACGGGAGCGAGGAACGGCGCGTCCGTCTCGACCACGTAGCCACCGTCGCCGACGGTGCGGGCGGCGGCGCGGATCCCATCGGTCTTCGGATAGGTGACCGTGCCCGCGAAGGAGCAGGCCATCCCCAGGCCGGCGGCGGTGCGGGCGAGGGCGGCGTCGCCGCTGAAGCAGTGGAGGACCCCGCGGTCGGCGTGGTCGCCGGCGCCGAAGGCGTCGCGGAGCTCGGCGACGACGTCGTCGTGGGCGTCGCGGTCGTGGACCACGATCGGCTTGGCGTGGGCGGCGGCGAGCTCGAGCATCAGCCGCAGCGAGCGCCGCTGCACCTCCGGATCGACCTCGTGGTACCCGGGCCGCCAGTACCAGTCGAGGCCGATCTCGCCGACCGCGACGGCGCGGGGATGGCGGAGCATCTCCTCGAGGCTGCGGAGCTGGGCCGCGTCCGGCGGGGCCTTCTCGTGGGGGTGCCAGCCCACCGTGAAGAACACCCCGGGGAGGCGCTCGGCGAGCTCGCGGTTGCGGTCGGTGTCCTCGACGTTGAGGCCGATCGACACGATCTGCTCGACCCCCGCGTCGGCGGCCTGCTCCAGCGCCTCGTCGAGCATCCCCCGCTCGTCGAGGAGGACGAGGTGGCAGTGGGTGTCGACCAGCCGCAGTGCCTCCTCGATCATCCAGCCTCCAGGTCCTGGTCGCGGTCGAGCCGGGGGAAGAGGATCGCGCCGACCCCCACCGGCGCCCCCGGGGTGAGCGCCGGCCAGGTGCGCAGGCCGGCACCGGCGTCGCCGTCGAGGCCGACCCCGAGGTCGGCGGCCACCGCGGCGGTGGCCCGGGGCAGGGTGGGATGGAGCAGCAGGGTGCTCACCCGGATCGCCTCGAGCAGGCTGCCGAGCACCGTGCCCAGGCGCGGGTCGCCGGTCTTCGACATGCTCCAGGGGGCGGTCTCGTCGATGTACTTGTTGGCCCGGGCGACCAGCCGGCGCACCTCGGCGAGGGCGCCGCTGAGGTCGAGCCGCTCCATCGCCGCCTCGTGGGCGGTGACCACCTCGGCGGCGACCGCGGCCAGCTCCGAG
It includes:
- a CDS encoding TatD family hydrolase, producing MIEEALRLVDTHCHLVLLDERGMLDEALEQAADAGVEQIVSIGLNVEDTDRNRELAERLPGVFFTVGWHPHEKAPPDAAQLRSLEEMLRHPRAVAVGEIGLDWYWRPGYHEVDPEVQRRSLRLMLELAAAHAKPIVVHDRDAHDDVVAELRDAFGAGDHADRGVLHCFSGDAALARTAAGLGMACSFAGTVTYPKTDGIRAAARTVGDGGYVVETDAPFLAPVPYRGRPNQPAYVAATAAAVAGLRGEPAAAVARSATATSRRLFGLPDPGGGDVLGGRQPAG